Proteins encoded in a region of the Ptychodera flava strain L36383 chromosome 4, AS_Pfla_20210202, whole genome shotgun sequence genome:
- the LOC139130963 gene encoding septin-11-like isoform X1, with product MAAEVERNAGPDVRHLKLQGHVGFDSLPDQLVNKSVAQGFCFNILCVGETGLGKSTLMDTLFNTQFESEPAPHSLPNVKLNAKTYALQESNVRLKLTVVDTVGFGDQINKEDSYKSIVEHIDKQFENYLQEELKIKRALHIYHDTRIHACLYFIAPTGHSLKSLDLVTMKKLDSKVNIIPVIAKADTVSKGELHKFKIKIMSELVSNGVQIYQFPTDDETVAELNSTMNGHLPFAVVGSNEEVKVGNKTVRARQYPWGVVQVENESHCDFVKLREMLIRTNMEDLIEQTHARHYELYRRCRLEEMGFMDSDPEGKPTSLQETYEQKRSTHLQQLQQKEDEMRQSFVVRVKEKEAELKMSEKELHEKFDALKKQHTEDKKKMEEKRKMLDEEINLFNKKKLAAQQAQQAAEEAAAHQTIKGKKKYHWL from the exons atggctgccgaaGTGGAAAGAAACGCT GGTCCAGATGTTAGGCATTTGAAACTACAGGGTCATGTTGGCTTTGACAGTCTTCCCGATCAATTGGTGAACAAATCTGTTGCCCAGGGTTTCTGTTTCAATATATTATGTGTTG GAGAAACTGGTCTAGGGAAGTCCACTTTGATGGACACTCTGTTTAACACACAGTTTGAAAGTGAGCCGGCACCACATAGCCTGCCAAATGTCAAACTAAATGCAAAAACTTATG CACTTCAAGAAAGCAATGTAAGACTCAAGTTGACTGTAGTGGATACAGTTGGGTTTGGTGACCAAATTAACAAAGAAGATAG CTACAAATCAATAGTAGAACACATAGACAAACAGTTTGAAAATTATCTCCAAGAGGAACTGAAGATCAAAAGAGCCCTGCATATTTACCATGACACTCGCATCCATGCGTGTCTTTATTTTATCGCACCAACTGGTCACTCTCTCAAGTCCCTGGACTTGGTGACAATGAAGAAACTGGACAGTAAAGTGAACATCATTCCTGTCATTGCCAAAGCTGATACTGTCTCCAAGGGAGAGCTGCATAAATTTAAAATCAAG ATTATGAGTGAACTTGTCAGCAATGGTGTACAGATCTACCAGTTCCCAACAGATGATGAAACGGTCGCTGAACTCAACTCAACAATGAAT GGCCATCTTCCATTTGCTGTTGTCGGTAGTAATGAGGAAGTGAAAGTCGGCAATAAAACTGTGAGGGCAAGACAGTACCCATGGGGTGTTGTACAGG TGGAAAATGAGAGCCACTGTGACTTTGTCAAGCTCCGCGAGATGCTCATCAGAACAAACATGGAGGACCTGATAGAACAGACACATGCACGTCACTATGAACTGTACAGAAGATGTCGTCTGGAAGAGATGGGATTTATGGACAGTGATCCTGAGGGCAAACCAACCAG CTTGCAAGAAACATACGAGCAGAAGCGGTCAACCCACTTACAGCAGCTACAGCAGAAGGAGGATGAAATGAGACAGTCCTTTGTTGTCAGGGTCAAGGAAAAAGAAGCAGAGTTGAAGATGTCTGAGAAAGAG CTGCACGAGAAGTTTGACGCTCTCAAGAAACAGCACACGGAGGACAAGAAGAAAATGGAGGAAAAGAGAAAGATGTTGGATGAAGAAATCAACTTGTTCAACAAGAAGAAACTGGCGGCCCAGCAGGCGCAGCAGGCCGCTGAAGAGGCAGCTGCCCATCAGACCATCAAGGGCAAGAAAAA GTACCATTGGCTATGA
- the LOC139130963 gene encoding septin-11-like isoform X2, whose translation MAAEVERNAGPDVRHLKLQGHVGFDSLPDQLVNKSVAQGFCFNILCVGETGLGKSTLMDTLFNTQFESEPAPHSLPNVKLNAKTYALQESNVRLKLTVVDTVGFGDQINKEDSYKSIVEHIDKQFENYLQEELKIKRALHIYHDTRIHACLYFIAPTGHSLKSLDLVTMKKLDSKVNIIPVIAKADTVSKGELHKFKIKIMSELVSNGVQIYQFPTDDETVAELNSTMNGHLPFAVVGSNEEVKVGNKTVRARQYPWGVVQVENESHCDFVKLREMLIRTNMEDLIEQTHARHYELYRRCRLEEMGFMDSDPEGKPTSLQETYEQKRSTHLQQLQQKEDEMRQSFVVRVKEKEAELKMSEKELHEKFDALKKQHTEDKKKMEEKRKMLDEEINLFNKKKLAAQQAQQAAEEAAAHQTIKGKKK comes from the exons atggctgccgaaGTGGAAAGAAACGCT GGTCCAGATGTTAGGCATTTGAAACTACAGGGTCATGTTGGCTTTGACAGTCTTCCCGATCAATTGGTGAACAAATCTGTTGCCCAGGGTTTCTGTTTCAATATATTATGTGTTG GAGAAACTGGTCTAGGGAAGTCCACTTTGATGGACACTCTGTTTAACACACAGTTTGAAAGTGAGCCGGCACCACATAGCCTGCCAAATGTCAAACTAAATGCAAAAACTTATG CACTTCAAGAAAGCAATGTAAGACTCAAGTTGACTGTAGTGGATACAGTTGGGTTTGGTGACCAAATTAACAAAGAAGATAG CTACAAATCAATAGTAGAACACATAGACAAACAGTTTGAAAATTATCTCCAAGAGGAACTGAAGATCAAAAGAGCCCTGCATATTTACCATGACACTCGCATCCATGCGTGTCTTTATTTTATCGCACCAACTGGTCACTCTCTCAAGTCCCTGGACTTGGTGACAATGAAGAAACTGGACAGTAAAGTGAACATCATTCCTGTCATTGCCAAAGCTGATACTGTCTCCAAGGGAGAGCTGCATAAATTTAAAATCAAG ATTATGAGTGAACTTGTCAGCAATGGTGTACAGATCTACCAGTTCCCAACAGATGATGAAACGGTCGCTGAACTCAACTCAACAATGAAT GGCCATCTTCCATTTGCTGTTGTCGGTAGTAATGAGGAAGTGAAAGTCGGCAATAAAACTGTGAGGGCAAGACAGTACCCATGGGGTGTTGTACAGG TGGAAAATGAGAGCCACTGTGACTTTGTCAAGCTCCGCGAGATGCTCATCAGAACAAACATGGAGGACCTGATAGAACAGACACATGCACGTCACTATGAACTGTACAGAAGATGTCGTCTGGAAGAGATGGGATTTATGGACAGTGATCCTGAGGGCAAACCAACCAG CTTGCAAGAAACATACGAGCAGAAGCGGTCAACCCACTTACAGCAGCTACAGCAGAAGGAGGATGAAATGAGACAGTCCTTTGTTGTCAGGGTCAAGGAAAAAGAAGCAGAGTTGAAGATGTCTGAGAAAGAG CTGCACGAGAAGTTTGACGCTCTCAAGAAACAGCACACGGAGGACAAGAAGAAAATGGAGGAAAAGAGAAAGATGTTGGATGAAGAAATCAACTTGTTCAACAAGAAGAAACTGGCGGCCCAGCAGGCGCAGCAGGCCGCTGAAGAGGCAGCTGCCCATCAGACCATCAAGGGCAAGAAAAAGTAA